In Xiphias gladius isolate SHS-SW01 ecotype Sanya breed wild chromosome 16, ASM1685928v1, whole genome shotgun sequence, a genomic segment contains:
- the znf142 gene encoding zinc finger protein 142 isoform X2 yields MEIVKPHRCEKCGQSFSDHDIFVSHPCSKRVTAPSSKGQLASYKCSQCNEVFSKPSALRHHFKMIHSGHDTRGLFPCTEQGCQFSSTDHQEYQAHLTSTHRLTLIPCPFQDCKVSLPTQGEMERHLWGHMPFSCFHCQFVTEHLKELSDHLLEHNHLPACAQGNEPASTTVCTTGSHQPQVSGRPKRKLKSNPIYVPEDEHKEQPERKGHNIKIARKANGRDNPPEVDSAPLKSKEYLAEGGEHIYRTHTCPTCRRCFKMRSHLQEHLHLHFPDPSLQCPNCKRYFTSKSKLRIHKLREAGEKVHHCHLCEYSAVERNAIRRHLVSMHADEAENGINSQSYPCPTCGQSFRQSRSLKAHMKTHNIPPDRKPMSCFQEACSFQSSLRKELFRHTVEVHGVKAVECRHHACGAIFQKETDMEAHYRTHLAYHCSQCDFSCSNKTVFLQHQRHGHPGNDKLCCDFCSFITFNPVEFEQHVGHLHGNEKIHRCSQCSYVTSHKRGLKRHMLMHSGEKPHKCSLCDFRCRDESYLSKHMLTHSDDKNFMCAECGYVTKWKHYLNVHMRKHAGDLRYQCDQCPYRCHRMDQLNSHKLRHQAKSLMCEICAYACKRKYELRNHMLAKHSGEEKQSSVYKCKYCTYTTCYRQALQNHENCKHTKLKEFRCALCFYSSFSSISLFLHKKKAHGYIPGDKAWLENYAAKEKERNSTDFLQDFYNKRSTTHEQSEQSTKGHPPSQRERSDLLGAADHSASKETLPGSQTVDAVKVLEVVSQEVVNKGNSDSPPSVNSPEEYCTLILTTLSTTDYQTPSLQNPEENCANPSPRTAISDTSQEKADFSTSTSSLEEDNVAIPHEKCALDDLDDNYNPLNSSNSQPVEPGKCQTPEVESDGEEISSILPSEQNQPLESDVHLKAMKKHDKDQAESMVLEGRVQLLVVPTKDVYRCAKCSYVTFEETTLKYHCQALCRGRIREHKCQACGAQFKQRRGIDSHIAKKCPALPRNARTFVGISNICLAIGESSSQGKEGSKKSIDSNAQEFQEEVSTSHLTVCEGFDDIASTSTEPGHQQCKTRINKLLKVKLMKKQIGSHNKDRGVSLQKKSLYTKKDGKFKCKLCNFSSVKLATVERHLSTCQKNFMKRENQILSQVNKCYNESVKEKEGLVDEYNGRTEQKVHIFSCPSCAFRCNRKTALDRHKKRGCMKPDEVQCTMCSFVFKSKISLTHHILYVHKKKKFDVAKPNHLHCKDCTFTCKQERCMAQHVSLKHKGVRPHRCRYCPFATTRHYRLDEHESLHTGIGRHKCDMCDKTFGAVSKLRQHKMRIHDKQPTHFCSLCDFSGFTLDDVRRHNLRCHTGELEHACTHCEAHFSSEIALRNHCKRVHQLQVCFSCKQCDYTCSSKEKLKTHQQSKHRQIKCTTCQESFETKESLEIHQRTHLAHQCQLCPFATKTRQLLAQHLLNEHEEGSLEDKPLKCSICQFACRHQLVLEQHLRSHGGKRLYKCTDCEYSTRNKQKITWHIRIHTGEKPYSCEQCSYTCADPSRLKLHMRVHQEEKKYLCPECGYKCKWATQLKYHMTKHTGEKPYACNECEYRTNRADALRAHRDTQHCDMRPYVCEKCGKAFKTSFILKTHQRQHSDDRPYTCGMCHKAFRWPAGLRHHYLSHTKQQPFCCRHCSYRAKQKFQVVKHLQRHHPEMSVEQGVMRDSEAVSLTLKEALQGTLDERAAGVEEEGKANDVAVVVVEEVVQSGEDSETKH; encoded by the exons ATGGAGATAGTCAAACCTCATCGATGTGAAAAATGTGGACAGAGTTTCTCAGACCATGACATATTTGTCTCTCACCCCTGTTCAAAGAGGGTGACCGCTCCATCCAGTAAAGGACAGTTGGCCAGCTACAAATGCTCCCAGTGCAATGAGGTCTTTTCCAAGCCAAGTGCTCTGAGACACCACTTCAAAATGATTCACAGTGGACACGACACTAGAGGTCTCTTCCCCTGCACTGAGCAAGGCTGCCAGTTCAGCAGCACAGACCACCAGGAATATCAAGCCCATCTGACGTCCACTCATCGTCTTACTCTCATTCCTTGCCCCTTCCAAGACTGCAAAGTGTCACTGCCCACACAGGGTGAGATGGAGAGACACTTGTGGGGCCACATGCCCTTCAGCTGCTTTCATTGTCAGTTTGTCACTGAACACTTAAAGGAGCTGAGTGACCACCTCTTGGAGCACAACCATCTTCCAGCTTGTGCTCAAG GGAACGAGCCTGCGTCCACAACTGTATGTACTACTGGAAGCCATCAGCCTCAGGTGTCCGGCAggccaaaaagaaaactgaaatccAACCCAATTTATGTCCCAGAAGACGAGCACAAGGAACAGCCTGAGAGGAAAGGGCACAATATTAAAATAGCAAGAAAGGCCAATGGAAGAGACAATCCTCCAGAAGTAGACAGTGCACCACTGAAATCCAAAG AGTACCTTGCAGAGGGTGGAGAGCACATCTATCGCACCCACACCTGCCCTACGTGTCGGCGCTGCTTCAAAATGCGGTCCCACCTGCAGGAGCACCtccatttacattttcctgacCCCAGTCTCCAGTGTCCCAACTGCAAGCGCTACTTCACCAGCAAGAGCAAGCTACGCATACACAAGCTTCGTGAAGCAGGTGAAAAGGTTCACCATTGCCACTTGTGTGAATATTCTGCCGTGGAGCGGAACGCAATCCGTCGGCACCTGGTCAGCATGCATGCTGATGAGGCAGAAAATGGCATAAACAGTCAAAGCTATCCTTGCCCCACCTGTGGTCAAAGCTTTCGCCAAAGCAGGTCACTTAAGGCTCACATGAAGACGCACAACATCCCACCAGACAGGAAGCCAATGTCCTGCTTCCAAGAGGCTTGTTCTTTCCAGAGTTCGTTGCGCAAAGAACTTTTTAGACACACTGTTGAGGTCCACGGTGTCAAGGCAGTTGAATGTCGCCATCATGCCTGTGGTGCCATTTTCCAAAAAGAGACGGACATGGAGGCTCATTATAGGACACACCTTGCCTATCACTGTTCGCAGTGTGATTTCTCTTGCtccaataaaactgttttcctcCAGCACCAGCGGCACGGTCACCCAGGGAATGACAAGCTTTGCTGTGACTTTTGCTCCTTCATCACATTTAACCCTGTGGAGTTTGAGCAGCACGTTGGACATTTGCACGGCAACGAGAAGATCCATCGCTGTTCTCAGTGCAGCTACGTGACCTCGCATAAACGTGGCTTGAAGAGACACATGCTGATGCACAGTG gagAGAAGCCCCACAAATGTAGCCTGTGTGATTTCAGGTGCCGAGATGAGTCCTACCTCTCTAAGCATATGCTCACTCACTCTGATGACAAGAACTTCATGTGCGCTGAATGTGGATACGTCACTAAATGGAAGCACTATCTGAATGTCCATATGAGGAAACATGCTGGAGACCTCAG GTATCAGTGTGATCAGTGTCCCTATCGTTGTCACCGCATGGACCAGCTAAATAGCCACAAATTACGACATCAAGCCAAATCACTCATGTGTGAAATCTGTGCTTATGCCTGCAAACGCAAATATGAGCTTCGCAATCACATGTTGGCCAAACATTCTGGAGAGGAGAAACAGTCATCTGTCTATAAGTGCAAATACTGCACTTACACTACCTGCTACCGACAAGCACTTCAAAATCATGAGAACTGCAAACATACCAAGTTAAAAGAGTTTCGCTGTGCGCTCTGTTTCTATTCCTCATTCAGTAGCATCAGCCTCTTCCTGCACAAGAAGAAAGCTCATGGGTATATACCTGGGGACAAAGCATGGCTAGAGAACTACGCTgcaaaggagaaggagaggaactCAACAGATTTCTTGCAGGATTTTTACAATAAGCGCTCAACAACTCATGAGCAGTCTGAACAATCCACTAAAGGACATCCACCATCTCAAAGAGAACGATCTGATCTTCTTGGTGCAGCAGATCACAGTGCAAGCAAAGAAACTTTACCTGGATCACAAACTGTGGATGCAGTAAAGGTTTTGGAAGTTGTTTCTCAAGAGGTTGTTAATAAAGGTAATTCAGACAGTCCTCCATCTGTGAACAGCCCAGAGGAGTACTGTACTCTTATTTTAACTACACTATCTACCACAGATTATCAAACCCCCTCACTGCAAAATCCAGAGGAAAACTGTGCAAATCCAAGTCCAAGAACAGCCATTTCTGATACATCTCAAGAAAAGGCAGACTTCTCTACATCTACGAGTTCATTAGAGGAAGATAATGTAGCAATTCCACATGAAAAGTGTGCACTAGATGACTTAGACGACAACTATAATCCTTTGAATAGTTCAAACAGTCAACCAGTTGAGCCTGGGAAGTGTCAAACACCTGAAGTGGAGAGTGATGGTGAAGAAATCAGTTCCATTTTGCCATCTGAGCAAAACCAGCCGTTAGAATCTGATGTCCATCTGAAAGCTATGAAGAAGCACGACAAGGACCAAGCAGAATCCATGGTTTTGGAGGGACGGGTGCAGTTGCTTGTGGTACCGACTAAAGACGTTTATCGCTGTGCCAAGTGCTCTTATGTAACCTTCGAGGAGACCACTTTGAAGTACCACTGCCAGGCTTTGTGCCGTGGAAGGATAAGGGAACACAAGTGCCAGGCCTGTGGTGCGCAGTTCAAACAGAGGCGAGGCATCGATAGTCACATTGCAAAGAAGTGTCCAGCACTTCCGCGAAATGCAAGGACATTTGTAGGCATTTCAAATATATGTCTAGCTATAGGGGAGAGCTCTAGTCAGGGTAAGGAGGGATCCAAAAAATCCATAGACTCAAATGCTCAGGAATTTCAAGAGGAAGTAAGTACATCTCATTTAACAGTCTGTGAAGGCTTTGATGATATTGCCTCTACATCAACTGAACCAGGACATCAGCAATGCAAAACTAGGATAAATAAGCTTTTGAAAGTCAAGcttatgaaaaaacaaataggtTCACATAACAAAGACAGAGGAGTATCACTGCAAAAAAAGTCCCTTTACACTAAAAAAGATGGGAAGTTTAAATGCAAGCTGTGCAATTTTTCATCAGTCAAGCTTGCAACAGTTGAGCGGCACCTCTCAACCTGCCAAAAAAATTTTATGAAAAGAGAGAATCAGATCCTTTCACAAGTGAATAAGTGTTATAATGAGtcagtcaaagaaaaagaaggctTGGTGGATGAGTACAATGGAAGAACCGAGCAGAAAGTACACATTTTCTCTTGTCCAAGCTGTGCATTTAGGTGCAATCGGAAAACAGCATTAGACAGGCATAAAAAGAGAGGCTGCATGAAGCCAGATGAAGTCCAATGCACCAtgtgttcatttgtatttaaatctaaaatttcTTTGACCCATCACATTCTGTatgttcataaaaaaaagaagtttgatGTTGCTAAACCTAATCATTTGCATTGTAAGGACTGTACTTTCACCTGTAAGCAAGAACGATGCATGGCGCAACATGTCTCCCTCAAACACAAAGGTGTAAGGCCTCACCGTTGCCGATACTGTCCTTTTGCCACCACAAGGCACTATCGCTTGGATGAGCATGAGTCTCTTCATACAGGAATCGGTCGTCACAAGTGTGATATGTGTGACAAGACCTTTGGGGCTGTGTCCAAATTGCGTCAACACAAGATGCGTATCCACGATAAACAGCCTACTCACTTCTGCTCACTGTGTGACTTCAGTGGCTTTACACTTGATGATGTAAGGCGGCACAACCTCAGGTGCCACACAGGGGAGTTAGAGCATGCTTGCACTCATTGTGAGGCTCACTTTAGTTCAGAAATTGCACTAAGAAATCACTGTAAACGTGTGCACCAGCTCCAAGTCTGTTTCTCATGCAAGCAGTGTGACTACACATGtagcagcaaggaaaaactgaagaccCACCAACAAAGCAAGCACCGTCAAATAAAGTGCACTACCTGCCAGGAGTCTTTTGAGACAAAGGAAAGTCTGGAGATTCATCAGAGAACCCATCTGGCACATCAGTGTCAGCTGTGCCCCTTTGCTACTAAAACAAGGCAGCTATTAGCTCAACACCTTCTGAATGAACATGAGGAGGGATCTCTGGAGGACAAGCCTCTCAAGTGCAGCATTTGTCAGTTTGCTTGTCGGCATCAGCTGGTGTTAGAGCAGCATCTGCGTTCACATGGAGGCAAGCGTCTGTACAAATGCACAGACTGCGAGTATTCAACCCGGAACAAGCAGAAGATCACATGGCACATTCGCATACACACTGGGGAGAAGCCTTACAGCTGTGAGCAGTGCAGTTACACTTGCGCTGATCCATCTAGGTTGAAG CTTCATATGAGGGTTCACCAAGAAGAGAAGAAGTACCTTTGTCCAGAGTGCGGCTACAAATGCAAGTGGGCGACTCAGCTGAAGTACCACATGACCAAACACACAG GAGAGAAGCCATATGCCTGTAATGAGTGTGAGTACCGCACCAACAGAGCAGATGCCCTACGTGCCCACCGGGACACACAGCATTGCGACATGCGCCCTTACGTCTGTGAAAAATGTGGCAAAGCCTTCAAGACTAGTTTCATACTGAAGACCCACCAGCGGCAGCACAGTGATGATCGACCGTACACGTGTGGAATGTGCCACAAAGCCTTCCGGTGGCCGGCAGGTCTCAGACATCACTACCTCTCTCACACCAAGCAGCAACCTTTCTGCTGTCGCCACTGCTCCTATAGGGCCAAACAGAAGTTCCAAGTGGTCAAGCATTTGCAAAGACACCACCCGGAGATGTCAGTAGAGCAGGGGGTGATGAGAGACTCTGAGGCTGTTAGCCTGACCCTGAAGGAGGCCTTGCAGGGGACACTGGATGAGAGAGCAGCAGgagtggaggaagagggaaaagcCAATGACGtggcagtagtagtagttgaaGAGGTTGTGCAAAGTGGGGAAGACAGTGAGACAAAACACTGA
- the znf142 gene encoding zinc finger protein 142 isoform X4 — MLCFSDRRHCENPGSRSKFYLYCTMEIVKPHRCEKCGQSFSDHDIFVSHPCSKRVTAPSSKGQLASYKCSQCNEVFSKPSALRHHFKMIHSGHDTRGLFPCTEQGCQFSSTDHQEYQAHLTSTHRLTLIPCPFQDCKVSLPTQGEMERHLWGHMPFSCFHCQFVTEHLKELSDHLLEHNHLPACAQGNEPASTTVCTTGSHQPQVSGRPKRKLKSNPIYVPEDEHKEQPERKGHNIKIARKANGRDNPPEVDSAPLKSKEYLAEGGEHIYRTHTCPTCRRCFKMRSHLQEHLHLHFPDPSLQCPNCKRYFTSKSKLRIHKLREAGEKVHHCHLCEYSAVERNAIRRHLVSMHADEAENGINSQSYPCPTCGQSFRQSRSLKAHMKTHNIPPDRKPMSCFQEACSFQSSLRKELFRHTVEVHGVKAVECRHHACGAIFQKETDMEAHYRTHLAYHCSQCDFSCSNKTVFLQHQRHGHPGNDKLCCDFCSFITFNPVEFEQHVGHLHGNEKIHRCSQCSYVTSHKRGLKRHMLMHSGEKPHKCSLCDFRCRDESYLSKHMLTHSDDKNFMCAECGYVTKWKHYLNVHMRKHAGDLRYQCDQCPYRCHRMDQLNSHKLRHQAKSLMCEICAYACKRKYELRNHMLAKHSGEEKQSSVYKCKYCTYTTCYRQALQNHENCKHTKLKEFRCALCFYSSFSSISLFLHKKKAHGYIPGDKAWLENYAAKEKERNSTDFLQDFYNKRSTTHEQSEQSTKGHPPSQRERSDLLGAADHSASKETLPGSQTVDAVKVLEVVSQEVVNKGNSDSPPSVNSPEEYCTLILTTLSTTDYQTPSLQNPEENCANPSPRTAISDTSQEKADFSTSTSSLEEDNVAIPHEKCALDDLDDNYNPLNSSNSQPVEPGKCQTPEVESDGEEISSILPSEQNQPLESDVHLKAMKKHDKDQAESMVLEGRVQLLVVPTKDVYRCAKCSYVTFEETTLKYHCQALCRGRIREHKCQACGAQFKQRRGIDSHIAKKCPALPRNARTFVGISNICLAIGESSSQGKEGSKKSIDSNAQEFQEEVSTSHLTVCEGFDDIASTSTEPGHQQCKTRINKLLKVKLMKKQIGSHNKDRGVSLQKKSLYTKKDGKFKCKLCNFSSVKLATVERHLSTCQKNFMKRENQILSQVNKCYNESVKEKEGLVDEYNGRTEQKVHIFSCPSCAFRCNRKTALDRHKKRGCMKPDEVQCTMCSFVFKSKISLTHHILYVHKKKKFDVAKPNHLHCKDCTFTCKQERCMAQHVSLKHKGVRPHRCRYCPFATTRHYRLDEHESLHTGIGRHKCDMCDKTFGAVSKLRQHKMRIHDKQPTHFCSLCDFSGFTLDDVRRHNLRCHTGELEHACTHCEAHFSSEIALRNHCKRVHQLQVCFSCKQCDYTCSSKEKLKTHQQSKHRQIKCTTCQESFETKESLEIHQRTHLAHQCQLCPFATKTRQLLAQHLLNEHEEGSLEDKPLKCSICQFACRHQLVLEQHLRSHGGKRLYKCTDCEYSTRNKQKITWHIRIHTGEKPYSCEQCSYTCADPSRLKERVFTWQQGKLLVG; from the exons atgctgtgtttttcagatAGAAGGCACTGCGAAAATCCGGGCAGTCGGTCGAAATTCTACCTGTATT gcACAATGGAGATAGTCAAACCTCATCGATGTGAAAAATGTGGACAGAGTTTCTCAGACCATGACATATTTGTCTCTCACCCCTGTTCAAAGAGGGTGACCGCTCCATCCAGTAAAGGACAGTTGGCCAGCTACAAATGCTCCCAGTGCAATGAGGTCTTTTCCAAGCCAAGTGCTCTGAGACACCACTTCAAAATGATTCACAGTGGACACGACACTAGAGGTCTCTTCCCCTGCACTGAGCAAGGCTGCCAGTTCAGCAGCACAGACCACCAGGAATATCAAGCCCATCTGACGTCCACTCATCGTCTTACTCTCATTCCTTGCCCCTTCCAAGACTGCAAAGTGTCACTGCCCACACAGGGTGAGATGGAGAGACACTTGTGGGGCCACATGCCCTTCAGCTGCTTTCATTGTCAGTTTGTCACTGAACACTTAAAGGAGCTGAGTGACCACCTCTTGGAGCACAACCATCTTCCAGCTTGTGCTCAAG GGAACGAGCCTGCGTCCACAACTGTATGTACTACTGGAAGCCATCAGCCTCAGGTGTCCGGCAggccaaaaagaaaactgaaatccAACCCAATTTATGTCCCAGAAGACGAGCACAAGGAACAGCCTGAGAGGAAAGGGCACAATATTAAAATAGCAAGAAAGGCCAATGGAAGAGACAATCCTCCAGAAGTAGACAGTGCACCACTGAAATCCAAAG AGTACCTTGCAGAGGGTGGAGAGCACATCTATCGCACCCACACCTGCCCTACGTGTCGGCGCTGCTTCAAAATGCGGTCCCACCTGCAGGAGCACCtccatttacattttcctgacCCCAGTCTCCAGTGTCCCAACTGCAAGCGCTACTTCACCAGCAAGAGCAAGCTACGCATACACAAGCTTCGTGAAGCAGGTGAAAAGGTTCACCATTGCCACTTGTGTGAATATTCTGCCGTGGAGCGGAACGCAATCCGTCGGCACCTGGTCAGCATGCATGCTGATGAGGCAGAAAATGGCATAAACAGTCAAAGCTATCCTTGCCCCACCTGTGGTCAAAGCTTTCGCCAAAGCAGGTCACTTAAGGCTCACATGAAGACGCACAACATCCCACCAGACAGGAAGCCAATGTCCTGCTTCCAAGAGGCTTGTTCTTTCCAGAGTTCGTTGCGCAAAGAACTTTTTAGACACACTGTTGAGGTCCACGGTGTCAAGGCAGTTGAATGTCGCCATCATGCCTGTGGTGCCATTTTCCAAAAAGAGACGGACATGGAGGCTCATTATAGGACACACCTTGCCTATCACTGTTCGCAGTGTGATTTCTCTTGCtccaataaaactgttttcctcCAGCACCAGCGGCACGGTCACCCAGGGAATGACAAGCTTTGCTGTGACTTTTGCTCCTTCATCACATTTAACCCTGTGGAGTTTGAGCAGCACGTTGGACATTTGCACGGCAACGAGAAGATCCATCGCTGTTCTCAGTGCAGCTACGTGACCTCGCATAAACGTGGCTTGAAGAGACACATGCTGATGCACAGTG gagAGAAGCCCCACAAATGTAGCCTGTGTGATTTCAGGTGCCGAGATGAGTCCTACCTCTCTAAGCATATGCTCACTCACTCTGATGACAAGAACTTCATGTGCGCTGAATGTGGATACGTCACTAAATGGAAGCACTATCTGAATGTCCATATGAGGAAACATGCTGGAGACCTCAG GTATCAGTGTGATCAGTGTCCCTATCGTTGTCACCGCATGGACCAGCTAAATAGCCACAAATTACGACATCAAGCCAAATCACTCATGTGTGAAATCTGTGCTTATGCCTGCAAACGCAAATATGAGCTTCGCAATCACATGTTGGCCAAACATTCTGGAGAGGAGAAACAGTCATCTGTCTATAAGTGCAAATACTGCACTTACACTACCTGCTACCGACAAGCACTTCAAAATCATGAGAACTGCAAACATACCAAGTTAAAAGAGTTTCGCTGTGCGCTCTGTTTCTATTCCTCATTCAGTAGCATCAGCCTCTTCCTGCACAAGAAGAAAGCTCATGGGTATATACCTGGGGACAAAGCATGGCTAGAGAACTACGCTgcaaaggagaaggagaggaactCAACAGATTTCTTGCAGGATTTTTACAATAAGCGCTCAACAACTCATGAGCAGTCTGAACAATCCACTAAAGGACATCCACCATCTCAAAGAGAACGATCTGATCTTCTTGGTGCAGCAGATCACAGTGCAAGCAAAGAAACTTTACCTGGATCACAAACTGTGGATGCAGTAAAGGTTTTGGAAGTTGTTTCTCAAGAGGTTGTTAATAAAGGTAATTCAGACAGTCCTCCATCTGTGAACAGCCCAGAGGAGTACTGTACTCTTATTTTAACTACACTATCTACCACAGATTATCAAACCCCCTCACTGCAAAATCCAGAGGAAAACTGTGCAAATCCAAGTCCAAGAACAGCCATTTCTGATACATCTCAAGAAAAGGCAGACTTCTCTACATCTACGAGTTCATTAGAGGAAGATAATGTAGCAATTCCACATGAAAAGTGTGCACTAGATGACTTAGACGACAACTATAATCCTTTGAATAGTTCAAACAGTCAACCAGTTGAGCCTGGGAAGTGTCAAACACCTGAAGTGGAGAGTGATGGTGAAGAAATCAGTTCCATTTTGCCATCTGAGCAAAACCAGCCGTTAGAATCTGATGTCCATCTGAAAGCTATGAAGAAGCACGACAAGGACCAAGCAGAATCCATGGTTTTGGAGGGACGGGTGCAGTTGCTTGTGGTACCGACTAAAGACGTTTATCGCTGTGCCAAGTGCTCTTATGTAACCTTCGAGGAGACCACTTTGAAGTACCACTGCCAGGCTTTGTGCCGTGGAAGGATAAGGGAACACAAGTGCCAGGCCTGTGGTGCGCAGTTCAAACAGAGGCGAGGCATCGATAGTCACATTGCAAAGAAGTGTCCAGCACTTCCGCGAAATGCAAGGACATTTGTAGGCATTTCAAATATATGTCTAGCTATAGGGGAGAGCTCTAGTCAGGGTAAGGAGGGATCCAAAAAATCCATAGACTCAAATGCTCAGGAATTTCAAGAGGAAGTAAGTACATCTCATTTAACAGTCTGTGAAGGCTTTGATGATATTGCCTCTACATCAACTGAACCAGGACATCAGCAATGCAAAACTAGGATAAATAAGCTTTTGAAAGTCAAGcttatgaaaaaacaaataggtTCACATAACAAAGACAGAGGAGTATCACTGCAAAAAAAGTCCCTTTACACTAAAAAAGATGGGAAGTTTAAATGCAAGCTGTGCAATTTTTCATCAGTCAAGCTTGCAACAGTTGAGCGGCACCTCTCAACCTGCCAAAAAAATTTTATGAAAAGAGAGAATCAGATCCTTTCACAAGTGAATAAGTGTTATAATGAGtcagtcaaagaaaaagaaggctTGGTGGATGAGTACAATGGAAGAACCGAGCAGAAAGTACACATTTTCTCTTGTCCAAGCTGTGCATTTAGGTGCAATCGGAAAACAGCATTAGACAGGCATAAAAAGAGAGGCTGCATGAAGCCAGATGAAGTCCAATGCACCAtgtgttcatttgtatttaaatctaaaatttcTTTGACCCATCACATTCTGTatgttcataaaaaaaagaagtttgatGTTGCTAAACCTAATCATTTGCATTGTAAGGACTGTACTTTCACCTGTAAGCAAGAACGATGCATGGCGCAACATGTCTCCCTCAAACACAAAGGTGTAAGGCCTCACCGTTGCCGATACTGTCCTTTTGCCACCACAAGGCACTATCGCTTGGATGAGCATGAGTCTCTTCATACAGGAATCGGTCGTCACAAGTGTGATATGTGTGACAAGACCTTTGGGGCTGTGTCCAAATTGCGTCAACACAAGATGCGTATCCACGATAAACAGCCTACTCACTTCTGCTCACTGTGTGACTTCAGTGGCTTTACACTTGATGATGTAAGGCGGCACAACCTCAGGTGCCACACAGGGGAGTTAGAGCATGCTTGCACTCATTGTGAGGCTCACTTTAGTTCAGAAATTGCACTAAGAAATCACTGTAAACGTGTGCACCAGCTCCAAGTCTGTTTCTCATGCAAGCAGTGTGACTACACATGtagcagcaaggaaaaactgaagaccCACCAACAAAGCAAGCACCGTCAAATAAAGTGCACTACCTGCCAGGAGTCTTTTGAGACAAAGGAAAGTCTGGAGATTCATCAGAGAACCCATCTGGCACATCAGTGTCAGCTGTGCCCCTTTGCTACTAAAACAAGGCAGCTATTAGCTCAACACCTTCTGAATGAACATGAGGAGGGATCTCTGGAGGACAAGCCTCTCAAGTGCAGCATTTGTCAGTTTGCTTGTCGGCATCAGCTGGTGTTAGAGCAGCATCTGCGTTCACATGGAGGCAAGCGTCTGTACAAATGCACAGACTGCGAGTATTCAACCCGGAACAAGCAGAAGATCACATGGCACATTCGCATACACACTGGGGAGAAGCCTTACAGCTGTGAGCAGTGCAGTTACACTTGCGCTGATCCATCTAGGTTGAAG GAGAGAGTATTTACTTGGCAACAAGGAAAACTTTTAGTTGGTTAA